A stretch of DNA from Desertifilum tharense IPPAS B-1220:
GAGGACTTAAACGCCTTTATGAGCTTGCAACAAGCGGCGATGTCGGGTCAAGTGAGGCAAGAATCGCGAGAAATGCGAATCATGCAACAACAAGCTTACTCGACCTCCAATGCCAGTTAGTGTAACCTAGGTTTTGATTAGCGCTACCTTTAAGCGGGTTAATCGGGGGCAGGAAGAAAAAGCCAACTCAAAATCCGTTTACCCAAGAATCAGAACTGACAGCTTAAAGCTGCCAGCGTCTTAAGGAGAGGGCATCTGATTCGATTAGCGTTAGAGCAAATGGACTTAACATCAAAGGGGACAGTACCATTCAACCTAGGATGTTATGTCGCTCAGAGCGTTTAACCTCGACTAGAATTAAGAGCTATAAATTATAGGGTTAAGTTGTCGAACACTTCCCGCAAGACCTTAGCAGAATGGGTAAGTTGTTGGCGTTCGGTATCGCTGAGAGTGAGATTGACCGTTTTCAGGATACCCCTTTCATTGACCACCCTTGGTAGGCTTAAACAAACCTCATCAATACCGTAGAGTCCGTTGACAATGCTACTCACGGTAAAAATCCGTTCTTGCGATCGCAAAATAGCCTTAACGATTTCTGTCACCGCTAAACCGATGGCATAGGAAGTATAACCCTTGCGCTGAATAATTTCGTAAGCCGCGTTTTTGACTTGCCAAAAAAGTTCTTGCAACTGCGGATCTTCAGCAGAAGGACTTCCCTCCCATCCGCCATCGCACAGATACATCCCAGAAATATTTACCTTACTCCAAACCGCAACCTCGCTATCTCCATGTTCGCCAATGATATAGGCGTGAACGCTGCGGGGATCGATATCTAACTTCGCTGCTAGCAAGGTGCGAAAGCGCGCGGTATCGAGAACCGTACCCGAACCAATGACCCTAGAACTGGGAAA
This window harbors:
- a CDS encoding L-lactate dehydrogenase, with translation MFEKLFVPHTDSEVHGSSIRPRKGVIIGAGQVGMACAYSLLIQDCFDELILQDIQSDRAEGEVMDLRHGVPLINPTDVKAGTVADVGRDADIIIITAGANQKPGETRLDLVERNVKIFKNLIADIVQYCPNAILLIVTNPVDIMTYVSLKLSGFPSSRVIGSGTVLDTARFRTLLAAKLDIDPRSVHAYIIGEHGDSEVAVWSKVNISGMYLCDGGWEGSPSAEDPQLQELFWQVKNAAYEIIQRKGYTSYAIGLAVTEIVKAILRSQERIFTVSSIVNGLYGIDEVCLSLPRVVNERGILKTVNLTLSDTERQQLTHSAKVLREVFDNLTL